From the Bdellovibrio reynosensis genome, one window contains:
- a CDS encoding metallophosphoesterase family protein, with product MRKINQKIIAPIAGLMFVLSVSACAPASDTIESTNLNNNLPTDGNDTSSAPVTEPTTPTDPDLNVSHSAMKFHAFGDMNVNVNGDYSSHTPATVKSMIARDPAVILGMGDYIDGEKSSLSDSTYTRMWSVFTKKVSSLMDTAHVPFAPTPGNHDAYYAQERKIYSQHWKKNTPNVQYVDDSNYPFYYSFLREDVFFVSLDDANYAKLKNRTEQLNWLKKQLTSDTAKKARARVVYGHIPLYSIVSSKANSSTVYQNGVLSGERKTNGSFTLEAMLLENKVDLVLFGHSHGFYSGHYTYPDGKKLRVVSLPCAGGSQRYIVGTSIKTPHGFVEVSIAETNELKVRYFNSAGTEQNLSSLPSSITLDSKNRVIYKR from the coding sequence ATGAGAAAAATAAACCAAAAAATCATCGCTCCAATCGCTGGTCTAATGTTTGTTTTGTCCGTTTCAGCCTGTGCCCCTGCTTCTGACACAATAGAAAGCACGAACCTTAATAACAACCTTCCAACTGATGGCAACGACACGTCTTCGGCCCCAGTCACAGAACCCACCACTCCAACAGATCCTGATCTGAACGTGAGCCACAGTGCTATGAAATTTCACGCCTTCGGTGACATGAACGTGAACGTAAACGGGGATTATAGCAGCCACACCCCGGCCACAGTTAAAAGCATGATCGCCCGGGATCCTGCAGTCATTCTTGGCATGGGTGACTACATCGACGGGGAAAAAAGCTCTTTATCCGATAGCACCTATACAAGAATGTGGAGTGTCTTTACGAAAAAAGTTTCTTCACTTATGGATACGGCCCACGTGCCCTTTGCGCCAACGCCAGGGAATCATGACGCCTACTATGCGCAAGAAAGAAAGATCTATAGCCAACACTGGAAGAAGAATACTCCGAACGTGCAATACGTAGATGATAGCAACTATCCGTTCTATTATTCATTCCTTCGCGAAGATGTATTCTTTGTTTCTTTAGATGACGCAAACTATGCAAAACTGAAAAACCGCACGGAACAGCTAAACTGGCTAAAAAAACAACTGACATCAGATACGGCAAAAAAAGCGCGCGCGCGCGTGGTGTATGGGCATATCCCGCTTTATTCCATCGTCAGTTCTAAGGCTAATAGCTCCACCGTTTATCAAAATGGGGTGTTGTCGGGGGAAAGAAAAACCAATGGTTCGTTCACACTTGAAGCAATGCTTTTAGAAAACAAAGTCGATCTTGTTCTTTTTGGTCATTCCCACGGTTTTTATTCTGGTCACTATACTTATCCAGATGGCAAGAAGCTTCGTGTGGTTTCCTTACCTTGCGCAGGGGGATCACAAAGATATATCGTTGGAACAAGCATTAAAACTCCCCATGGATTCGTTGAGGTTTCCATTGCAGAGACAAATGAATTAAAAGTTCGTTACTTTAATTCTGCAGGGACTGAACAAAACCTTAGTTCTTTGCCAAGCTCCATTACTTTGGATTCAAAAAACCGCGTTATTTACAAGCGCTGA